The Sedimentisphaera salicampi genome includes a region encoding these proteins:
- a CDS encoding PTS sugar transporter subunit IIA, whose product MLISQILKKSSIIVPLKSAEKDDVIEELIDKLNENGLLTDRDDVLDKVMTREMTRSTGIGQGIAIPHGKSKGVNELIMAMGIASSEIDFDSIDNKPVSIVILLVSPAGQTGPHIQALAKISRLMLDGDFRQKLQDAQDAEEVYNLLSSKESE is encoded by the coding sequence ATGCTAATCTCACAGATACTGAAAAAATCATCAATTATAGTGCCTTTAAAGTCGGCTGAGAAGGATGATGTAATTGAAGAGCTTATAGACAAGCTCAACGAAAACGGCCTGCTTACAGACCGTGATGATGTTTTAGACAAGGTAATGACCCGAGAAATGACCCGAAGCACAGGTATCGGGCAGGGAATAGCTATCCCGCACGGGAAGAGCAAAGGTGTGAACGAGCTGATAATGGCAATGGGTATTGCCAGCTCAGAAATTGATTTCGACAGCATAGATAACAAGCCTGTAAGTATTGTTATTTTGCTTGTTTCTCCTGCTGGCCAGACGGGTCCGCATATTCAGGCTCTTGCAAAAATCAGCCGGCTTATGCTTGATGGAGATTTCAGGCAGAAGCTTCAGGACGCTCAGGATGCTGAAGAAGTGTACAATTTACTGAGCAGTAAGGAATCTGAATAA
- the carB gene encoding carbamoyl-phosphate synthase large subunit, protein MPKREDIKKILIIGSGPIVIGQGCEFDYSGAQACKVLKQEGFEVVLVNSNPATIMTDPEMADKTYIEPITAEIVEKIIEAERPDSILPTLGGQTGLNTAVEVAERGVLEKYGVKMIGANLETIQKAEERDLFKKTIEQIGLEVPQSGYAHSWEEAHEIVERIKFPAIIRASFTLGGMGGNIAYNMEEYEKYCKWGFDLSPISEVLVEESVIGWKEYELEVMRDNKDNVVIVCPIENLDPMGVHTGDSITVAPSQTLTDKEYQAMRNAAIDIIRAIGVETGGCNIQFSVNPDNGKIYVIEMNPRVSRSSALASKATGFPIAKMAALLAVGYTLDEISNDITKETPACFEPTIDYCVVKYPRFTFEKFPKTAPELTVQMKSIGEAMAIGRTFKEAFQKSIRSLEIERYSLDSKYINAEISDDELRSILSGMRWDKVWYIAEAIRRGFSIEEIFSLSKIDRWYLNNFREIVEMEKRLKSSKLKDLSIETLKRCKEMGFSDKYLAEIYGISQPEFRARRKEAGIQNVYKMVDTCGAEFEAHTPYLYGTYEEECEACPTERKKVVILGGGPNRIGQGIEFDYCCVHAAFALKEIGIEAIMVNCNPETVSTDYDTSDKLFFEPLTFEDVMNIIDKEKPYGVIVQFGGQTPLKLADALEEAGVNIIGTAPEAISRAEDRKLFNAVVEKLQLQQPFSGTARTYEETLKIADELGYPLLIRPSFVLGGRAMEIVYDQNALENCVKNAVEAAGKHPILVDKFLDDATELDVDAVSDGEDVVIGGIMEHIEEAGIHSGDSACVLPPVSLDEDVRQRVIQQTKSLAVELGVCGLMNIQFAIKDKEIYILEVNPRASRTVPFVSKSIGRPLAKVAAKVMAGQKLRDLGIFEQIVPKHHSVKEAVFPFLKFPGADTILGPEMLSTGEVMGICNEYGMAYAKAQLACKNKLPVKGTICFSVKDWDKPKAVELAKQLDECGFKITATKGTCEAMRKAGIKAELANKVNQARPNIVDSIINMDIDLVINTTVGEKSIADSFAIRRTALDKGIPYVTTMRGAAAATKGIKTLCTKEMMVKSIQEYYTDS, encoded by the coding sequence GTGCCTAAACGAGAAGATATTAAGAAGATTCTGATAATCGGCTCCGGCCCGATTGTAATCGGGCAGGGATGTGAGTTTGACTATTCCGGTGCGCAGGCCTGCAAGGTTCTCAAACAGGAGGGCTTTGAGGTGGTGCTGGTAAACAGCAACCCTGCTACGATTATGACAGATCCTGAAATGGCGGACAAAACCTATATTGAGCCGATTACGGCTGAGATAGTAGAAAAAATTATTGAGGCTGAAAGGCCGGACAGCATCCTTCCTACCCTCGGCGGGCAGACAGGTCTGAATACTGCTGTTGAGGTGGCCGAGAGAGGCGTTCTTGAGAAGTACGGCGTTAAGATGATCGGCGCCAACCTCGAAACCATCCAGAAAGCCGAAGAGAGGGATCTATTCAAAAAGACAATCGAGCAGATTGGACTTGAAGTTCCTCAGAGCGGCTACGCCCACAGCTGGGAAGAAGCACATGAGATCGTAGAGCGGATTAAATTTCCGGCGATTATCAGGGCTTCCTTCACCCTCGGCGGTATGGGCGGAAACATAGCCTACAATATGGAGGAGTATGAGAAGTACTGCAAATGGGGCTTCGACCTGAGCCCGATAAGCGAGGTTCTCGTTGAGGAATCTGTAATCGGCTGGAAGGAATATGAGCTGGAGGTAATGCGGGATAATAAAGACAACGTTGTGATTGTCTGCCCGATAGAAAACCTCGACCCGATGGGAGTTCATACCGGCGACAGCATAACTGTTGCACCGTCTCAAACTCTCACGGACAAGGAATATCAGGCGATGCGTAATGCTGCGATTGATATTATCCGTGCGATTGGCGTTGAGACAGGCGGGTGCAATATACAGTTCTCGGTTAATCCGGATAACGGAAAAATATACGTGATTGAGATGAACCCGCGTGTATCGAGGAGCTCTGCTCTTGCGTCCAAGGCAACAGGCTTTCCTATTGCGAAGATGGCCGCTCTGCTGGCGGTCGGGTACACCCTTGATGAGATCAGCAACGATATAACAAAAGAAACTCCTGCCTGCTTTGAACCCACGATAGATTACTGCGTGGTAAAATACCCCCGCTTTACTTTCGAGAAATTCCCGAAAACAGCCCCGGAGCTTACCGTCCAGATGAAATCAATCGGCGAGGCGATGGCCATAGGGAGAACCTTCAAAGAGGCCTTCCAGAAATCAATACGCTCGCTTGAGATAGAGAGATACAGTCTGGATTCAAAATATATCAATGCTGAAATTTCCGACGATGAGCTTCGTTCAATCCTCAGCGGTATGCGCTGGGATAAGGTATGGTATATTGCCGAAGCTATTCGGAGAGGTTTCAGTATTGAAGAGATCTTCTCTCTTTCCAAGATCGACCGGTGGTATTTGAATAATTTCCGCGAGATTGTAGAAATGGAGAAGAGGCTCAAATCATCAAAGCTCAAAGACCTTTCCATTGAAACTCTTAAACGCTGCAAGGAAATGGGCTTTTCCGATAAGTATCTCGCTGAGATTTACGGAATTTCTCAGCCGGAATTCAGGGCTCGCCGCAAAGAGGCAGGGATACAAAACGTTTACAAGATGGTGGACACCTGCGGGGCAGAATTCGAAGCGCACACACCATATCTTTACGGCACCTATGAGGAGGAATGCGAGGCCTGTCCTACAGAGAGGAAGAAGGTGGTAATCCTCGGAGGCGGCCCTAACCGTATCGGGCAGGGAATCGAATTCGACTACTGCTGCGTGCATGCAGCCTTTGCCCTGAAGGAAATCGGCATTGAAGCGATAATGGTAAACTGCAACCCCGAAACGGTGAGTACAGATTACGACACATCAGACAAGCTGTTCTTCGAGCCGCTTACGTTCGAAGATGTGATGAACATCATAGACAAGGAAAAGCCTTACGGCGTGATAGTTCAGTTCGGCGGCCAAACCCCGCTCAAACTGGCAGATGCCCTCGAGGAAGCGGGGGTAAATATAATCGGAACAGCGCCTGAGGCAATCTCAAGAGCGGAAGACAGGAAACTGTTTAATGCAGTAGTTGAGAAGCTCCAGCTCCAGCAGCCCTTCAGCGGCACTGCCCGAACGTACGAAGAAACGCTCAAGATTGCAGATGAGCTTGGTTATCCCCTGCTGATTCGTCCTTCGTTTGTTCTCGGCGGGCGTGCGATGGAAATCGTGTACGACCAGAACGCCCTTGAGAATTGCGTTAAGAATGCAGTTGAGGCGGCCGGGAAGCACCCGATACTCGTTGACAAATTCCTTGATGATGCCACTGAGCTGGATGTTGATGCGGTCAGCGACGGCGAGGATGTGGTTATAGGCGGAATTATGGAGCATATTGAAGAGGCGGGGATACACTCCGGCGACAGCGCTTGCGTTCTACCGCCGGTATCGCTGGATGAGGATGTGCGGCAGCGGGTAATTCAGCAGACAAAATCGCTCGCTGTTGAGCTTGGCGTATGCGGTCTGATGAATATACAGTTTGCAATAAAGGATAAAGAGATTTACATACTGGAGGTGAATCCAAGGGCTTCAAGAACAGTTCCTTTTGTCAGCAAGAGTATTGGAAGGCCGCTTGCGAAAGTTGCAGCTAAGGTGATGGCTGGTCAGAAGCTCAGAGACCTCGGAATATTCGAGCAGATAGTTCCAAAGCACCATTCGGTGAAAGAAGCGGTGTTCCCGTTCCTCAAATTCCCCGGAGCGGACACCATCCTCGGGCCGGAGATGCTCTCGACTGGCGAGGTGATGGGAATCTGCAACGAATACGGCATGGCCTACGCAAAGGCGCAGCTTGCCTGCAAGAACAAACTGCCCGTTAAGGGGACGATCTGCTTCAGTGTGAAAGACTGGGACAAGCCCAAGGCAGTTGAGCTGGCAAAGCAGCTCGATGAATGCGGCTTCAAGATCACTGCAACCAAAGGCACTTGCGAGGCGATGAGAAAAGCGGGCATTAAAGCCGAGCTGGCAAATAAGGTTAATCAAGCACGCCCGAATATCGTTGATTCGATAATCAATATGGATATAGACCTTGTTATAAATACAACAGTGGGCGAGAAAAGCATTGCAGACTCCTTCGCAATAAGGCGGACAGCTCTGGACAAGGGTATTCCTTACGTTACAACAATGCGTGGAGCAGCAGCAGCAACAAAAGGCATAAAAACCTTATGCACCAAAGAAATGATGGTTAAGAGTATTCAGGAATACTACACAGATTCATAA
- a CDS encoding mannose-1-phosphate guanylyltransferase translates to MMDYAVIMAGGSGTRLWPLSRKDRPKQIIDIFGGETLLRKAFERLLPVFEPKKIFVQTNDAHTKKVKKILPEVPKKNIIGEPYMRNTAGAVGLAASFIADKDADSSMTVVTADHIIEPEDKFAQTLGEAVQFVNDNPENLITFGIKPAYPSTQYGYIRLGKRTAYDGSEVYKVESFKEKPDAVKAEDYLESGNYLWNSGMFVWKTQAILSSLYHYLPDCKKPLKKIQKKIGSKRQDEVIEERFKEVPKISIDYAVMEKSPSVYSIKLDCSWIDMGSYDALMQVINQDSDNNALSGSEPELINCSNNIIINQEDGHTIAGIGVENMVVAHTDDVTFICPREKCGDIKEMIEQVRKNKGEKLL, encoded by the coding sequence ATGATGGATTATGCAGTAATTATGGCGGGAGGTTCAGGAACGAGGCTTTGGCCCTTAAGCCGAAAGGACAGGCCTAAGCAGATTATTGATATTTTCGGAGGCGAAACCCTTCTGAGGAAGGCTTTTGAAAGGCTCCTGCCGGTTTTCGAGCCCAAGAAGATTTTCGTCCAAACAAACGATGCACATACGAAGAAGGTAAAGAAGATTCTTCCGGAAGTCCCGAAGAAGAACATTATAGGCGAGCCGTATATGCGAAATACAGCAGGTGCGGTGGGGCTGGCTGCATCATTCATTGCAGATAAAGATGCAGATTCATCTATGACAGTCGTTACAGCAGACCACATCATAGAACCGGAGGATAAATTTGCCCAAACTCTCGGTGAGGCTGTTCAGTTTGTCAACGATAATCCGGAAAATCTTATCACTTTCGGAATCAAGCCTGCATACCCAAGCACTCAGTACGGTTATATCAGGCTGGGCAAGAGAACCGCATATGACGGCAGCGAGGTTTACAAAGTGGAAAGCTTTAAGGAGAAGCCCGATGCAGTCAAGGCTGAGGACTATCTGGAAAGCGGAAATTATCTCTGGAATTCAGGGATGTTTGTATGGAAAACGCAGGCTATCCTCAGCAGCCTTTATCACTACCTCCCAGACTGCAAGAAGCCGCTTAAGAAAATTCAGAAAAAGATAGGCTCAAAGAGGCAGGACGAAGTAATCGAAGAGCGTTTCAAGGAAGTGCCCAAAATAAGCATTGATTATGCTGTTATGGAAAAGAGTCCATCGGTTTATTCTATCAAGCTCGACTGCAGCTGGATTGATATGGGCTCTTACGACGCCCTGATGCAGGTAATAAATCAGGACAGCGATAATAACGCACTCTCGGGAAGTGAGCCTGAGCTCATTAACTGCTCAAATAACATTATTATCAATCAGGAAGATGGGCATACCATTGCAGGCATAGGCGTTGAGAATATGGTGGTTGCCCATACTGATGATGTAACCTTTATCTGCCCAAGAGAAAAATGCGGCGATATCAAGGAAATGATTGAACAGGTACGCAAAAACAAAGGCGAAAAGCTTCTTTGA
- a CDS encoding U32 family peptidase, whose protein sequence is MNNEKKLELLAPAGNFDCLKSAVSAGADAVYLGLETLNARRGAGNFSSEQLKEAARFARCEGVKTYLTLNTHISFRETGQAARALELAAEAGIEAVLITDPMFIELAGSFPELDFHFSTQAGIENSMGVQFASRAGIKRAVLARELSEEEIKAASRMDSVETEVFVQGAMCFCVSGRCLLSSWGGGRSGNRGTCTSPCRVLWKDSRGAEAPRLSMHDLSLIERPEEIKKAGVSCIKIEGRLKKPEWVYKTVQLFRRALDGEAEASIHNELSDYTGRKQTAGYFDGQRIKLCGGSGRISSEAGKDLENKEDSASGTEKGKEFFTVSVSTTNGKFEAEVRISEEEKEIIHLPLTAVKKAKRGVNAENIAYLLATQNYQNAEFAGIEFDEPERLYSKKTANSLADELSRIFHQRQKKAHDSTIRIPLRQQAKDTIKASQRNKENKFPLTREAKVNSVRADYPCAKQVAGSLYTFEQVVVENLELGKLSSLRKNWLAALPQVFYEDRIEYFKTLAEKARDNGITLEVNSWAGVEIALQAGAEFTAGPGLMILNHTAAKALKNLGAKEAMISIEADKKKIRELSEASPLPLSLTVCGFPCLGITRAKIDEKALEGQTLEDERGIRLKLEPSNENTILRSQDAYSILGSDERGIKVRRLCADLAGIKDPAKLKDAANRLRKGLPFTKKKSFQFNFQRNLT, encoded by the coding sequence ATGAATAATGAGAAAAAATTGGAGCTTCTCGCCCCTGCGGGAAATTTTGACTGCCTTAAATCAGCTGTAAGTGCAGGAGCGGATGCAGTTTATCTCGGACTTGAAACACTCAACGCGAGAAGAGGAGCAGGAAATTTCAGCTCAGAGCAGCTGAAAGAAGCTGCCCGCTTCGCACGCTGTGAGGGAGTGAAAACATATCTCACGCTCAACACGCACATATCATTCAGAGAAACAGGGCAGGCAGCAAGGGCTTTAGAGCTTGCAGCAGAAGCAGGAATAGAAGCAGTTCTGATAACTGATCCGATGTTTATTGAACTGGCGGGGAGCTTCCCGGAACTTGACTTTCATTTCAGCACACAGGCAGGAATTGAAAATTCTATGGGCGTTCAATTTGCAAGCAGAGCAGGAATAAAAAGAGCGGTGCTTGCAAGAGAGCTCAGCGAGGAGGAAATAAAAGCCGCCTCAAGGATGGATTCAGTGGAAACAGAAGTGTTTGTTCAGGGAGCGATGTGTTTCTGCGTTTCGGGCAGATGCCTTCTTAGCAGCTGGGGCGGCGGACGCAGCGGAAACAGAGGAACGTGCACAAGCCCCTGCAGGGTACTCTGGAAAGATTCGAGGGGGGCTGAAGCACCTCGCCTTTCAATGCACGATTTGAGCCTTATTGAAAGGCCTGAAGAAATCAAGAAGGCAGGAGTAAGCTGCATAAAAATAGAGGGGCGTCTTAAAAAGCCTGAATGGGTTTACAAAACGGTACAGCTTTTCAGAAGGGCCTTGGATGGAGAGGCTGAGGCTTCAATCCATAACGAGCTTTCTGATTACACCGGAAGGAAGCAGACTGCCGGCTATTTCGACGGGCAAAGAATAAAACTCTGCGGAGGCAGCGGCAGGATTTCGAGCGAGGCCGGCAAAGATCTGGAAAATAAAGAAGATTCTGCAAGCGGTACCGAAAAGGGCAAAGAATTTTTCACAGTATCAGTGTCCACAACGAACGGGAAATTTGAAGCAGAGGTCCGAATCAGCGAAGAAGAGAAGGAGATAATACATTTGCCGCTTACGGCAGTAAAAAAAGCTAAGCGGGGAGTAAACGCGGAGAACATTGCCTATCTGCTTGCGACACAGAATTATCAGAACGCAGAATTTGCCGGGATTGAATTCGATGAACCCGAAAGGCTCTATTCAAAAAAAACAGCAAACTCGCTCGCCGATGAGCTGAGCAGAATTTTCCATCAAAGACAGAAAAAAGCCCACGATTCTACAATTCGTATCCCTCTAAGACAGCAGGCAAAAGACACAATTAAAGCCTCCCAGCGAAACAAAGAGAACAAATTCCCCCTCACCCGCGAGGCTAAGGTGAACTCTGTTCGGGCAGATTACCCCTGCGCAAAGCAGGTAGCGGGGAGCCTTTACACATTTGAGCAGGTGGTGGTGGAGAATTTGGAGCTCGGAAAATTATCCTCGCTTCGTAAAAATTGGCTCGCAGCCCTGCCGCAAGTATTTTACGAAGACAGAATAGAATATTTCAAAACTCTTGCTGAAAAGGCCAGGGATAACGGGATTACCTTGGAAGTGAACAGCTGGGCGGGGGTTGAGATTGCTCTTCAGGCCGGCGCTGAATTTACCGCAGGTCCCGGGCTTATGATACTCAATCATACAGCAGCAAAAGCTCTGAAAAATCTTGGAGCAAAAGAGGCAATGATAAGCATAGAGGCAGACAAAAAGAAGATCCGAGAGCTTTCAGAGGCGAGTCCCCTGCCGCTTTCGCTTACAGTTTGCGGCTTCCCATGCCTTGGCATTACCCGAGCGAAAATTGATGAAAAGGCTCTGGAAGGCCAAACTTTGGAGGATGAAAGGGGGATCAGGCTGAAGCTCGAACCTTCAAATGAAAACACAATACTCAGATCTCAGGATGCATACTCAATTCTCGGCAGCGATGAGAGAGGTATAAAGGTAAGAAGATTATGCGCAGACCTTGCAGGCATCAAAGACCCTGCAAAACTGAAAGATGCAGCTAACCGACTGAGAAAAGGCCTGCCCTTCACAAAGAAAAAGTCCTTCCAGTTCAATTTTCAAAGAAACCTTACCTGA
- the rnpA gene encoding ribonuclease P protein component, whose product MERAFFRNKHRISDNLQFREIIRSGRRECTSLVNVYAAPNGLDHSRLGVSVGKRFGKAFERNHLKRLARESFRLNRHKLLVPCDIVILFSRRLSSSKADVMKIRQQQIGRCVDKAFDKFNAAMSEGQR is encoded by the coding sequence ATGGAAAGAGCATTTTTCAGAAATAAACACAGAATTTCAGATAATCTGCAGTTCAGAGAGATAATAAGAAGCGGCCGACGGGAATGCACGAGCCTTGTGAATGTTTACGCTGCGCCGAACGGGCTTGACCACTCCCGTCTCGGTGTATCTGTCGGCAAGAGATTCGGAAAAGCATTCGAGCGAAATCATCTCAAGCGTCTTGCGAGGGAATCATTTCGCCTGAATCGGCACAAACTACTTGTCCCCTGCGATATTGTTATCCTTTTCAGTAGAAGGCTCTCCAGTTCCAAGGCTGATGTTATGAAAATCAGGCAGCAGCAAATCGGAAGATGCGTTGATAAAGCCTTTGATAAATTTAACGCTGCTATGAGCGAAGGGCAGAGGTAA
- a CDS encoding glycosyltransferase family 4 protein: MKKIKLLMINYEYPPLGGGAGIANRNLLKAFSARDDIQADLLTSFAGSGVSEEAFSENIRLVKVGIEKKELHKWRKKEVVQWLWRAGSVHKDMIEKGSYDLSHCFFAFPSGLPAWQRRSKLGYIISLRGSDVPGYNSSLGLDYILLSGLFKRIWGSADRIAANSKGLKTLAEKFYSSSPIEVIPNGVDRDLFPPAERAFNSSRLKLLMVARLTHRKRVDIAIESLSLLVQMGVDAELNIAGTGELTTELKRLTAERKLHNRVNFLGAVDHSRLAEVYSENHIYLMCSENEGMSNSVLEAISTGMPIVSSDCQGSEELIKQNGLLVRSQNPKIYADCINKIYSSPELYRSMCHEAENIANHYSIHAAGEQYVRLYRQTLQQ; encoded by the coding sequence ATGAAAAAGATAAAGCTTTTAATGATAAATTATGAGTATCCGCCTCTCGGCGGCGGGGCGGGAATAGCAAACCGCAATCTGCTCAAGGCGTTCTCGGCAAGGGATGATATACAGGCAGACCTTCTAACTTCCTTTGCCGGAAGTGGGGTAAGTGAGGAGGCTTTCAGCGAAAATATACGTTTGGTTAAGGTGGGCATAGAGAAAAAAGAGCTTCATAAATGGCGAAAGAAGGAGGTTGTTCAGTGGCTCTGGAGGGCAGGGTCGGTTCATAAGGATATGATAGAAAAGGGCAGCTACGACCTCTCTCACTGCTTTTTTGCATTTCCCTCAGGCCTTCCCGCTTGGCAGAGACGCAGCAAGCTTGGATATATTATCTCGCTTCGAGGTTCAGATGTGCCCGGCTACAACAGCTCCCTTGGTCTAGACTATATCCTGCTGTCAGGATTGTTCAAGCGTATCTGGGGCTCTGCGGACAGAATCGCAGCGAACAGCAAGGGGCTCAAAACCCTTGCCGAAAAGTTTTACAGCTCCTCGCCGATTGAAGTTATTCCAAACGGCGTTGACAGAGACCTTTTCCCGCCTGCAGAGAGGGCCTTTAATTCATCCAGATTAAAGCTTCTTATGGTTGCAAGGCTCACTCATCGAAAGCGCGTGGATATAGCGATTGAGTCTCTTTCGCTTCTTGTGCAGATGGGCGTGGATGCCGAGCTGAATATTGCAGGCACAGGTGAGCTTACCACAGAGCTAAAAAGGCTTACCGCCGAAAGGAAACTGCATAACAGGGTAAATTTTCTCGGAGCCGTTGACCACAGCAGGCTCGCAGAGGTGTACAGCGAAAATCATATATATCTTATGTGCAGTGAGAATGAGGGCATGAGCAATTCTGTGCTGGAGGCGATCTCAACTGGAATGCCGATTGTTTCCAGCGACTGCCAAGGCAGCGAGGAGCTCATAAAGCAAAATGGCCTGCTTGTTCGTTCGCAGAATCCTAAAATCTACGCCGACTGCATCAACAAAATCTATTCCTCTCCTGAATTGTATCGCTCCATGTGCCATGAAGCTGAGAATATCGCAAACCATTATTCAATCCACGCTGCAGGCGAGCAGTATGTCCGTCTCTACAGGCAAACTCTCCAGCAGTAG
- a CDS encoding endonuclease/exonuclease/phosphatase family protein, with translation MLHKPEMIFRQLKRFFSKSRWLVQLLGLNYVSKDSEKRGLVLVQIDAVSRKQFERALSTGKMPFVKSLIESQHYKMWNHYSGMPCATPGAQGELFYGVKCCVPSFSFYDRQTERVFAMFNPAEAREIQSRLEEQGKGLFEGGSAYSNIFTGSASEPHFCIADLRLSEVFKLRRTIRFLAAVVFHSFSLLRVAGLLVVEFSLALIDFFRGLTAGENLWKELKFVPSRVGLCVLLREIIIISSKLDMTRGLPIIQLNLIGYHEQSHRRGASSKFALWTLKGIDNSIKRIWKSSIKAEKEYDFWIYSDHGQVDSLSYEGYFGESIQETVRAALAPGGGVSREGKNNKRLTFLNRLGWRLNKRKPEQPEQTKENSEIIVTDIAPEANVYLPEKMKNQKRQAAEKLIRTGKIPLIFFCDDDKVIAKNSDGEFEITPGSREFFDNDFVPDEIAEDFINKCRSDNAGDLVISGYQGRTLPYFTFKKENGSHGGIHEEEYTGFVLAPENDPFRMQSRSYLRPLDLRKAAFEVLGKTETLGGESIKKVESRQPDVFRVMTYNVHSCVGMDGKLSPLRIARVLEQYDPDIVCLQELDLGREKTGQKDQTKIIAEILEMDHFFLPALEYEEEQYGDAILSRFPMKLLKADLLPGVYSRYDKEPRGALLAEIEISGRKIQLVNTHLGLTGKNQNSQIDALLGESWEAGSGSTENYLLCGDFNFDSRSSLYRKCSETFKEAVPDSPPYNTYCGRHPFLRIDHIFYKGKLKPVKCSAGDSDLDRIASDHRPLIADFKFSD, from the coding sequence ATGCTTCATAAACCGGAGATGATCTTCAGGCAACTCAAAAGGTTTTTCAGCAAAAGCCGCTGGCTTGTTCAGCTTTTGGGTCTAAATTATGTATCTAAAGACAGCGAAAAACGCGGGCTTGTGCTCGTTCAGATTGATGCGGTTTCCAGAAAGCAGTTCGAGAGGGCGCTCAGCACAGGAAAAATGCCCTTTGTTAAGAGCCTTATTGAAAGCCAGCATTACAAAATGTGGAATCATTATTCAGGTATGCCCTGCGCAACGCCCGGGGCTCAGGGAGAGCTTTTTTACGGGGTTAAATGCTGCGTCCCTTCCTTTTCGTTTTATGACAGGCAAACAGAGCGGGTATTTGCGATGTTTAATCCTGCTGAAGCAAGAGAAATCCAATCCCGCCTTGAAGAACAGGGGAAAGGGCTTTTCGAAGGCGGCAGCGCATACTCAAACATATTCACCGGCTCTGCAAGTGAGCCGCATTTCTGTATTGCCGATCTCCGGCTCTCAGAGGTTTTCAAACTCCGCAGAACAATCCGCTTTCTGGCGGCAGTAGTTTTCCACTCATTCAGTCTTTTGAGGGTTGCGGGGCTTCTGGTTGTGGAATTCAGCCTCGCTCTAATTGATTTCTTCCGCGGCCTCACTGCCGGGGAAAATCTCTGGAAGGAGCTTAAATTTGTCCCCTCACGGGTTGGGCTGTGCGTCCTTCTGCGTGAGATAATCATAATATCTTCGAAGCTTGATATGACTCGGGGCCTGCCGATAATTCAGCTCAACCTGATCGGCTACCATGAGCAGTCTCACAGGCGCGGTGCGAGCTCAAAATTCGCCCTCTGGACTCTAAAGGGTATAGACAATTCCATCAAGCGAATCTGGAAAAGCTCCATCAAAGCAGAAAAGGAATATGACTTCTGGATATACTCTGACCACGGACAAGTGGACAGCTTGTCTTATGAGGGGTATTTCGGTGAATCCATTCAAGAAACGGTACGTGCTGCGCTTGCCCCTGGAGGCGGGGTTTCAAGAGAGGGCAAAAACAATAAACGACTCACATTTCTAAACCGGCTCGGCTGGCGGCTTAACAAAAGAAAGCCTGAACAGCCAGAACAAACCAAAGAAAATTCGGAGATTATCGTTACCGATATTGCTCCTGAGGCTAATGTCTATCTGCCGGAGAAAATGAAAAATCAAAAAAGACAAGCAGCGGAGAAACTGATTAGGACAGGCAAAATTCCGCTTATTTTCTTTTGTGATGACGATAAAGTTATAGCGAAAAATTCAGATGGAGAGTTTGAAATTACGCCGGGCAGCAGGGAATTTTTTGATAATGATTTTGTTCCCGATGAGATTGCTGAGGATTTTATAAATAAATGCAGAAGCGATAATGCAGGCGATCTTGTGATATCAGGCTATCAGGGCAGAACCCTGCCTTACTTCACTTTTAAGAAAGAAAACGGCTCTCACGGCGGGATCCATGAAGAGGAGTACACCGGTTTTGTTCTCGCTCCGGAAAATGATCCCTTCAGAATGCAGAGCAGAAGCTATCTCCGCCCGCTTGATTTAAGAAAGGCTGCATTTGAAGTGCTCGGAAAGACAGAAACCCTTGGCGGGGAAAGCATAAAAAAGGTTGAATCCAGGCAGCCGGATGTTTTCAGGGTGATGACTTATAACGTTCACAGCTGCGTAGGGATGGACGGGAAGCTCTCCCCGCTTCGGATAGCACGCGTACTTGAACAGTACGACCCGGATATAGTCTGCCTCCAGGAACTTGACCTCGGGCGTGAGAAAACAGGGCAAAAAGACCAGACCAAAATCATAGCAGAGATCCTTGAAATGGATCACTTCTTCCTACCCGCCTTGGAATACGAAGAGGAGCAGTACGGAGATGCGATTCTTAGCCGCTTCCCCATGAAACTGCTCAAGGCAGACCTGCTCCCGGGGGTTTACAGCAGATACGATAAAGAACCCAGAGGGGCACTGCTCGCTGAGATTGAAATATCGGGAAGGAAAATTCAGTTAGTTAATACCCATCTGGGGCTTACGGGGAAAAATCAAAATTCTCAGATTGATGCCCTTTTGGGTGAAAGCTGGGAAGCGGGATCTGGAAGCACCGAGAATTATCTTTTATGCGGGGATTTCAATTTCGATTCGCGCAGTAGTCTTTACAGGAAATGTTCGGAAACCTTCAAAGAAGCCGTGCCGGACAGCCCGCCATACAACACATACTGCGGGAGGCATCCTTTTCTTAGAATAGACCACATCTTCTATAAAGGCAAGCTCAAGCCCGTTAAATGCTCAGCGGGAGACTCTGATCTGGACAGAATAGCATCAGACCACAGGCCTCTTATAGCAGATTTCAAGTTTTCCGACTGA